One genomic window of Thioclava sp. GXIMD4216 includes the following:
- a CDS encoding Fur family transcriptional regulator yields MPQVSKESVSAFEAHDHTHCAGHAMSRAEGVIAAQKLRLTPVRRRVLEILLEEHRAMGAYEVLERLAEEGFGKQPPVAYRALDFLVDCGLVHRIRRLNAFIACLHAGEDHAPVFLICETCDAVAEAPGAAVRAELDKSALGVGFRVDRASIEAVGLCPRCAQKPEKETTKDV; encoded by the coding sequence ATGCCGCAGGTTTCAAAAGAGAGCGTCAGTGCCTTCGAGGCGCATGATCACACCCATTGCGCGGGCCATGCGATGTCGCGCGCCGAAGGCGTGATCGCGGCGCAAAAGCTGCGGCTGACGCCGGTGCGCCGCCGCGTGCTGGAGATCCTGCTTGAGGAACATCGCGCGATGGGGGCCTATGAGGTGCTCGAACGGCTGGCGGAGGAGGGCTTTGGCAAACAGCCCCCCGTGGCCTATCGCGCGCTGGATTTTCTGGTCGATTGCGGGCTGGTGCACCGGATCCGCAGGCTGAACGCCTTTATCGCCTGTCTACATGCGGGCGAGGACCATGCGCCGGTTTTCCTGATCTGCGAGACGTGCGATGCCGTGGCCGAAGCGCCCGGAGCCGCCGTGCGCGCCGAACTGGACAAATCCGCGCTGGGGGTGGGTTTCAGGGTGGATCGCGCCAGCATCGAAGCCGTGGGCCTTTGCCCGCGCTGTGCGCAAAAGCCCGAGAAAGAGACCACGAAAGATGTCTGA